A window from Opitutia bacterium ISCC 52 encodes these proteins:
- a CDS encoding arylsulfatase produces MMKNYKFIALLLFVSFLNTYSQTKPNIILMMADDMGMGDTSAYQDFTGNADEVQVHTPQMERLAELGMRFTDAHTPSSRCTPTRYGLLTGRYPWRNRLKHWVLFGSQGDPMIEADRPTIASMLKDNGYKTAMFGKWHVGLRYRQSDGRPAAGWDDADLTKPLHTSPLDHGFDVARYTSRSHKSSGPDIKDGKTVNIRGPGHIDGRTVIGATGIGKETEATGPNAYILTKLGSRHSDNAINFLNDHIKNTDTKEKPFFLYYPSNSNHGPYTPDESIGGVLVDGAARTVAGQPMDMRHNYIYENDVALGRLIDWLHENEDPRHPGKKLFETTLVIFTSDNGAEKNSDIASGPFRSHKGSAYEGGHRVPFIVSWPGGHIPIGTSVSPISLQDLYTTFAEVLGVKLPNLRVGDKGAEDSFSVLSAFRGEELKNRPPLFFNDHKEAKEDPAASAIRVDSPMLDGRVYEGQWKLFFDGQLLRSGTANPYELYNLAEDQWERKNLISEARLKPLINHLSELALYHRNAGGHRYTEFANEDPIIFDWRDGHFSSNETIDDLTLSLVSNGGSLEGTNIGVGVSGGGSPFVESGEAILLKFNQEVIVDSVTLVSATESSGGFYQVGENAPLSIYCVNADIDDRDQSGVLSDIGFLKAGTELRLDGSPHYGVETAGNWRLQSLSVRKVKSD; encoded by the coding sequence ATGATGAAGAATTATAAGTTTATCGCGCTGTTATTATTTGTTTCGTTCCTGAACACCTACTCTCAAACGAAACCAAACATCATCCTCATGATGGCAGACGACATGGGGATGGGAGACACAAGCGCTTACCAGGACTTTACCGGAAATGCAGACGAAGTACAGGTGCACACCCCACAGATGGAACGATTGGCAGAACTAGGTATGCGCTTCACGGATGCGCATACTCCATCTTCGAGGTGCACGCCTACCCGGTATGGCTTACTTACAGGCCGCTATCCGTGGCGTAATCGTTTAAAGCACTGGGTGCTCTTTGGCTCTCAAGGCGACCCCATGATTGAGGCTGATCGACCCACCATTGCCTCCATGCTAAAAGACAACGGTTATAAAACAGCTATGTTTGGCAAGTGGCATGTAGGGCTTCGCTATCGTCAGTCGGATGGGCGTCCAGCAGCAGGTTGGGACGATGCAGATCTTACTAAGCCACTACACACTTCTCCTCTGGATCATGGATTCGATGTAGCACGATACACTTCGCGTTCACACAAGTCATCCGGTCCGGACATTAAGGATGGAAAGACGGTGAATATTCGTGGCCCAGGCCACATTGATGGCAGGACAGTGATTGGGGCAACCGGTATCGGAAAAGAAACTGAAGCAACGGGTCCTAACGCCTACATTTTAACTAAACTTGGGAGCCGTCATTCTGATAACGCAATTAATTTCCTGAATGACCATATCAAAAATACGGATACGAAAGAAAAACCATTTTTTCTTTATTATCCTTCAAACTCCAATCACGGACCTTATACACCTGATGAATCCATCGGTGGTGTTCTTGTTGATGGAGCTGCCAGAACTGTGGCGGGGCAACCCATGGACATGCGCCACAATTATATTTACGAAAACGATGTAGCTCTTGGTCGTCTCATCGATTGGTTGCATGAAAACGAGGACCCACGACATCCAGGGAAGAAGTTGTTCGAAACGACCCTTGTGATTTTTACGAGTGACAATGGTGCTGAAAAGAACAGCGACATAGCATCGGGTCCCTTTCGCAGTCACAAGGGGTCCGCTTATGAAGGTGGGCATCGAGTTCCCTTTATTGTCAGCTGGCCGGGTGGCCATATTCCCATCGGCACCAGTGTCTCACCCATATCCTTGCAGGACCTTTACACCACCTTTGCTGAAGTGTTAGGCGTGAAGCTGCCGAATCTTAGGGTTGGGGATAAAGGCGCGGAAGACAGCTTCAGTGTCCTTTCAGCGTTTCGCGGAGAAGAACTGAAGAACCGTCCCCCTTTATTTTTCAATGATCACAAAGAGGCCAAAGAAGATCCTGCGGCCTCGGCCATTCGTGTAGATTCACCGATGTTAGATGGTCGCGTTTACGAGGGGCAGTGGAAGCTGTTTTTCGACGGCCAGCTTCTGCGGTCTGGAACGGCCAATCCTTACGAGCTGTACAACCTGGCAGAAGATCAATGGGAGCGCAAAAACCTGATCAGTGAAGCGAGGCTAAAGCCTTTGATCAATCACTTATCTGAGTTGGCGCTATATCATAGAAATGCAGGCGGACACCGATACACCGAATTCGCAAACGAAGATCCCATCATCTTTGATTGGCGAGATGGACATTTTTCCTCGAATGAAACCATAGATGACTTGACCTTATCTCTAGTATCCAATGGCGGTTCACTTGAAGGCACAAACATCGGGGTGGGAGTATCAGGTGGAGGCTCCCCATTCGTAGAATCAGGCGAAGCAATACTGCTGAAATTCAACCAAGAGGTAATTGTTGATTCGGTGACATTGGTTTCCGCGACTGAATCCAGCGGAGGTTTTTATCAGGTCGGTGAGAATGCACCTTTGTCGATTTATTGCGTGAATGCCGATATTGATGACAGAGACCAGAGCGGAGTATTGAGTGACATTGGTTTCCTGAAAGCTGGAACAGAACTTCGCTTGGACGGTTCTCCTCACTATGGTGTAGAGACAGCCGGTAACTGGAGATTGCAAAGCTTAAGCGTTCGAAAAGTAAAATCCGATTAG
- a CDS encoding sulfatase-like hydrolase/transferase has translation MLQKYLRSYLILLSLTLGVATSGTLTAKKPNVLFIFADDQSYETINAHGYDEVSTPNLDTLADTGVSFYNAYNMGGWNGAICIASRTMMQTGRFIWRAHQVDSRKKLDELKAKGQTWPQLMEAAGYETYMSGKWHVKIPSAEIYQHAIHERPGMPNQTPEGYVRPIEGQLDKWSPYDQSFEGFWKGGKHWSEVLADDAETFLDDASESEKPFFMFLAFNAPHDPRQAPKKFVDMYPQEKVKVPVNYMPSYPYKHDIGLYGTQKADGSWAMQRDENLAPHPRTEYSVRVNRQEYFAIISHMDEQIGRILQKLEETGQKDNTYIFFTADHGLSVGHHGLIGKQNMYEHSLKVPFLVVGPDIPKGESRDQFIHLQDVMATSLELAGVKKPEYVEFSSLLPLIGDAKRESHLGDSVYFAYTPTLQRAIRVGDYKLIVYPPVKTVRLFNIAEDPEEMRDLAGLPAQWGRIREMFQELLAQQEKMEDPLDLKSTFPDLASH, from the coding sequence ATGCTTCAGAAATATCTTCGATCTTACCTGATCCTACTTTCTTTAACTCTTGGAGTTGCGACAAGTGGCACTCTCACGGCAAAAAAGCCTAATGTCCTGTTCATTTTTGCAGATGACCAGAGTTATGAAACGATTAATGCGCACGGCTATGATGAAGTCAGCACGCCAAACCTGGACACGCTGGCTGATACTGGAGTTAGTTTTTATAACGCTTACAACATGGGTGGCTGGAACGGCGCCATTTGTATTGCATCCCGCACAATGATGCAGACCGGCCGTTTCATCTGGCGTGCCCACCAGGTTGATAGCCGAAAAAAGCTAGATGAGCTCAAGGCAAAAGGACAAACCTGGCCGCAGCTCATGGAAGCCGCTGGCTACGAGACCTACATGTCTGGAAAATGGCACGTGAAGATACCTTCTGCTGAAATTTATCAGCACGCTATACACGAACGTCCTGGCATGCCCAATCAGACGCCTGAAGGATATGTTCGTCCTATTGAGGGACAGCTAGACAAGTGGTCGCCCTACGACCAGTCGTTCGAAGGCTTCTGGAAAGGCGGAAAACACTGGAGTGAAGTTCTTGCCGATGACGCGGAAACCTTTCTGGACGATGCCTCGGAAAGTGAAAAACCATTCTTCATGTTTCTAGCATTCAATGCACCGCATGATCCACGCCAAGCCCCCAAAAAGTTTGTCGACATGTATCCGCAGGAGAAGGTCAAGGTGCCCGTTAATTACATGCCATCCTATCCCTATAAGCATGACATCGGACTTTACGGAACGCAAAAGGCGGACGGAAGTTGGGCTATGCAACGGGACGAAAACTTGGCGCCACATCCTAGGACTGAATATTCAGTGCGTGTAAACCGCCAGGAGTACTTCGCCATCATCTCTCATATGGATGAGCAGATTGGCCGTATTTTACAGAAACTCGAAGAAACCGGCCAAAAAGATAACACTTACATTTTCTTCACTGCTGATCACGGGTTGTCTGTGGGACACCATGGATTGATTGGAAAACAGAATATGTATGAACATAGTCTGAAGGTTCCGTTTTTGGTCGTTGGCCCCGATATTCCGAAAGGGGAAAGCCGTGATCAGTTCATCCACTTACAGGATGTGATGGCAACTTCCCTCGAGCTGGCTGGGGTCAAAAAACCTGAGTACGTCGAATTCAGTAGTTTGTTGCCCCTCATTGGGGATGCGAAAAGGGAAAGCCATTTAGGTGACTCTGTTTATTTTGCCTATACGCCAACCTTACAACGCGCCATTCGGGTAGGGGACTACAAATTAATTGTTTATCCACCGGTTAAGACGGTACGTTTGTTCAATATTGCTGAAGATCCTGAGGAAATGCGTGACTTGGCTGGACTCCCCGCACAATGGGGGCGAATTCGGGAAATGTTTCAAGAGCTCCTTGCCCAACAGGAAAAAATGGAGGACCCATTGGACCTGAAATCGACGTTTCCAGATCTTGCGTCCCACTGA
- a CDS encoding PQQ-like beta-propeller repeat protein codes for MKSISVVALFVSVISAAEDWPQGGGPSGDFQIEENHPTEWSVALDQNIAWKATLPETGQSTPIVSNGKVFFSTVKQVQKDTKLASDIVAWCVDAKSGKVQWKRPIPGPYPLRISGAFSDSSSPPAVCDGERVVFSNASGTIVCFDLIDKTVWKRDLLTVGLSIPFLHDGKLIYTSHSYPPEEGKFPHTHKDEPFQKWTKLQALNIETGEEVWTTSCGVNMGCAILPQRLSDGRSVALVGRRGGHSPPERPEGVSLVNLNTGTTMCTLPLEGYMSTQTNLIRNDKVHIFHKASHLTLNAVSGQIEKQVSIIDDISTRKRSGDAWTSTRVTLESKKGRMITQGSNLLVGNYHYYRSYTSPYLGPVNVDTGAVEHLELPLQLSRVPGDEEQFKWYVAPRSKDEPEMRLQAFAENDMINSRGYVVFDDARSKGNGWGHIAAPTMSVAGDYLCIPVMSGTVYVIRHDVNVLNESAIEAVNDLGPVGKSWTRASLSFSNGKVFAHTIRELIAIGN; via the coding sequence ATGAAATCTATATCTGTCGTTGCTCTTTTTGTGTCTGTAATTTCTGCTGCTGAAGACTGGCCTCAAGGAGGTGGCCCTTCGGGTGATTTTCAGATTGAAGAGAATCATCCAACTGAATGGAGCGTAGCGCTTGATCAAAACATCGCATGGAAAGCAACACTCCCTGAAACCGGACAAAGCACACCCATTGTTTCAAATGGTAAGGTGTTCTTTTCTACTGTGAAGCAGGTTCAAAAGGATACGAAACTAGCTAGCGATATTGTCGCTTGGTGTGTGGATGCAAAATCCGGAAAGGTTCAGTGGAAGCGACCTATCCCAGGACCGTATCCATTAAGAATATCAGGAGCTTTTAGTGACAGTAGCTCTCCACCCGCGGTGTGCGATGGTGAGCGGGTCGTCTTTAGCAATGCCTCGGGGACGATTGTGTGTTTTGACCTTATAGATAAAACCGTCTGGAAGCGTGACTTATTGACCGTGGGGCTGTCCATTCCATTTCTGCATGATGGGAAGCTCATCTATACGTCCCATAGTTATCCTCCTGAGGAAGGAAAATTTCCACACACCCATAAAGATGAGCCTTTTCAGAAGTGGACCAAATTACAGGCTTTGAATATAGAAACGGGGGAAGAAGTGTGGACGACCAGCTGTGGGGTGAACATGGGCTGTGCTATACTTCCTCAAAGACTTAGCGACGGTCGCTCCGTTGCTTTGGTTGGACGCAGGGGAGGGCACTCTCCGCCGGAACGACCAGAAGGCGTGTCACTGGTGAACCTGAATACTGGAACTACCATGTGTACGCTACCGCTTGAGGGTTACATGAGCACACAGACGAATCTTATTCGAAACGATAAGGTTCATATCTTTCACAAGGCTTCACACCTGACCTTGAATGCCGTATCCGGACAAATTGAGAAACAGGTCTCAATTATTGATGATATTTCTACGCGCAAACGTAGTGGAGATGCTTGGACCTCCACTCGAGTAACCTTGGAATCCAAAAAAGGAAGGATGATCACTCAGGGATCGAACTTGTTAGTAGGAAATTATCACTATTATCGCAGTTATACCTCGCCCTATCTAGGTCCAGTAAACGTGGATACAGGCGCTGTAGAGCACTTGGAATTACCTCTACAGCTTTCACGAGTTCCTGGAGATGAAGAGCAATTCAAGTGGTACGTGGCGCCGAGATCTAAGGATGAGCCGGAAATGAGACTCCAAGCCTTTGCAGAGAACGATATGATCAATTCGAGGGGATATGTTGTATTTGATGATGCACGTTCCAAAGGAAATGGCTGGGGACATATCGCTGCACCAACGATGTCTGTGGCGGGGGACTACCTGTGCATTCCCGTTATGAGCGGGACGGTGTATGTCATCAGACACGATGTGAATGTGCTCAACGAAAGTGCTATAGAGGCCGTTAATGATTTAGGCCCCGTGGGCAAATCCTGGACGCGGGCTAGTCTTTCTTTCTCAAACGGAAAGGTATTCGCTCATACAATTCGTGAATTAATCGCCATAGGAAATTAG
- a CDS encoding Gfo/Idh/MocA family oxidoreductase produces the protein MKTTPIDRRSFVKSSAAVGAGLMVMPSGTLFGQNSANNKLNIALIGAYGRAKAHYNVLKSQNVVALCDVDDRMMAKAVKEFPKAKTYKDWRVALDQPDIDAVVVCTPDHTHGHLASWSLNRDYHVYLEKPLGNCVHEARYNRLKYLDKKDKLATQVGTQRHAGPNFARVRELIKDGAIGEVRDVHAWGNRELRSPGYPEPSGKPPRELDWDLWLGPSPDHGYSDGYFAAQIPSYDRPGSNCLSWNRYWDFGCGQIGDMGAHTMDLVWNALDADLPTTAEAKGEAFSDETVPVDMHSWFMIPANKWRGEIRVNWWQGAMKPKMPNKFIDVSKIGHGGMFIGSEGALVCDFTTRAILPYGKVADMTYYEPRPKKKVAPPAKGFQEEWIDAAKGNKKTSCNFDYNGKMMEMMFLGLTAFSAGEKLKYDGKKGKLIGHNKAYKPFKKTYRDGWPLNG, from the coding sequence ATGAAGACTACCCCAATTGATCGACGTTCGTTCGTTAAATCTTCAGCTGCCGTTGGCGCTGGTTTAATGGTTATGCCTAGCGGCACTTTATTCGGACAGAATTCCGCCAATAACAAACTCAATATCGCTCTGATAGGAGCCTACGGGCGCGCCAAGGCCCACTACAATGTGTTGAAATCACAGAATGTAGTCGCGCTCTGCGATGTGGACGACCGCATGATGGCCAAGGCGGTTAAAGAATTTCCCAAAGCCAAAACCTATAAGGATTGGCGCGTAGCGCTTGATCAGCCGGACATTGACGCGGTGGTAGTTTGTACTCCCGACCATACGCACGGTCATCTCGCTTCCTGGTCTTTGAATCGTGACTATCATGTATATCTTGAGAAGCCACTCGGCAATTGTGTGCACGAAGCCCGCTACAATCGCCTCAAATACCTGGATAAGAAAGATAAGCTCGCAACGCAAGTAGGAACGCAGCGTCACGCAGGCCCCAATTTTGCCCGCGTCCGCGAGCTCATCAAAGATGGAGCCATTGGTGAAGTTAGAGACGTACATGCCTGGGGTAATCGCGAACTTCGTTCTCCTGGATACCCAGAACCAAGCGGAAAGCCACCCAGGGAACTGGATTGGGATCTCTGGCTTGGACCCTCTCCTGATCATGGATACAGCGATGGATATTTTGCTGCCCAGATCCCTTCCTACGATCGCCCGGGTTCAAATTGCCTGAGCTGGAATCGATACTGGGATTTTGGTTGCGGACAGATTGGTGACATGGGTGCACACACCATGGATTTGGTTTGGAATGCGCTGGATGCTGATTTGCCAACGACTGCTGAAGCCAAAGGTGAAGCCTTTAGTGACGAAACGGTACCCGTGGACATGCACTCCTGGTTCATGATACCAGCAAACAAATGGCGTGGAGAGATTCGCGTCAACTGGTGGCAAGGTGCTATGAAACCCAAGATGCCTAACAAGTTTATCGACGTTAGCAAAATTGGTCATGGTGGAATGTTTATCGGATCCGAAGGAGCCTTGGTATGCGATTTCACTACGAGAGCCATCCTTCCATACGGTAAGGTTGCGGATATGACTTATTATGAGCCACGGCCTAAAAAGAAAGTCGCGCCTCCCGCTAAAGGATTCCAGGAAGAGTGGATTGATGCCGCCAAGGGCAACAAGAAGACTTCCTGTAACTTCGACTACAATGGTAAGATGATGGAAATGATGTTCCTGGGACTCACCGCTTTCTCTGCCGGGGAAAAGCTCAAATACGATGGTAAGAAAGGTAAGCTCATAGGTCACAATAAAGCATACAAACCGTTTAAGAAAACGTATCGCGACGGTTGGCCTCTAAACGGCTAG